One genomic segment of Carassius carassius chromosome 21, fCarCar2.1, whole genome shotgun sequence includes these proteins:
- the LOC132097087 gene encoding homeobox protein Nkx-2.5-like has translation MLPSPVTSTPFSVKDILKLEQQHALNPNGLMGVEQDTVPLQSLQLQCMQSTLSRSLELLYSPDKHSVIAGEQVKCALDSDHFDMVRSYCGSPTEEEMDPSQETSMCPFDDSGYNGRKEETPGEKPKQRLRRKPRVLFSQTQVFELERRFKQQRYLSAPERDHLAHVLKLTSTQVKIWFQNRRYKCKRQRQDRSLELAGPRRVAVPVLVRDGKPCHATPYNVTVSYPYNNYYNSYGNNPYHCNLTSVPPFTNTSQIPNHFVDLNLTTGGVDGIRTW, from the exons ATGCTTCCGAGTCCTGTGACCTCAACTCCGTTCTCGGTTAAAGACATCCTCAAACTGGAACAGCAACATGCTCTGAACCCCAACGGATTGATGGGCGTTGAGCAGGACACTGTCCCGCTGCAGTCGCTTCAGCTTCAGTGCATGCAGAGCACACTGAGCCGGAGCCTGGAGCTCCTCTACAGCCCCGACAAACACAGCGTGATCGCCGGGGAACAGGTGAAGTGCGCCCTCGATTCAGACCACTTCGACATGGTCAGAAGCTACTGCGGATCTCCGACGGAGGAGGAGATGGATCCGAGCCAAGAAACAA GTATGTGTCCATTTGACGATTCCGGTTATAATGGTAGAAAAGAGGAAACACCGGGGGAGAAACCGAAGCAGAGGCTGCGCAGGAAACCTCGAGTGCTCTTCTCTCAAACTCAAGTGTTTGAGCTGGAAAGACGCTTCAAGCAGCAGAGATACCTGTCAGCACCCGAGCGAGACCACCTGGCTCACGTGCTGAAGCTCACCTCAACACAGGTCAAAATCTGGTTCCAGAACCGGAGGTACAAGTGTAAGAGACAGCGGCAGGACAGAAGTCTGGAGCTGGCCGGCCCACGGAGGGTGGCGGTGCCCGTGCTGGTGCGAGACGGAAAACCCTGTCATGCAACTCCGTACAACGTCACTGTGTCATATCCCTACAATAACTATTACAACAGCTATGGAAATAACCCATACCACTGTAACTTAACTTCTGTACCACCGTTTACCAACACAAGTCAAATACCCAACCACTTTGTGGATCTGAATTTGACTACGGGAGGAGTGGATGGGATCAGGACTTGGTGA